The genomic window GGGCACTCGGCTGGCGGCGTGCCCCGAGGCGCTCACGGGCGACGCGAGCCGTCGGGCACTGATCGCGGCGCGCGAAACCGATACCCGCACCACTCGCGTCTTCGACGTCGCCGGTGGGCTGCCGTGGCCGGCCCAGTTCCCGTCCCGCGTGTTGGTCAACGAGTTCGTCGAACGCTGGAGCGGCAAGGAGGATGTGTTGGCCGCCGACCGGTCGGTCCGCGATGAACTAGCCGCGGCCGCCGCGGCCGACGACACGCGCGTTGCGCCCGTCGACGCCGGGCAGGGCGTCGGAATGATCCGCGACGACGCGTCGGTGGCTGACGTCATCGGGCAAATGTGCGCCGGCGCCGAGGAATTACTGGCTCGCTGGCGCGTTTGACCTCCGTGATTTGAGCACCACGCAACACCGAGCCGGACCCGGCTCCAGGACGGCGTCGGGGCCATACGGCGCCAGCGCGTCGCAGACGCCGGCGATGAGCGCATGGTTCATGCCGCAGGCCAATGCGGTTTGCTCTTGAGCCAAGGCGTGGAACGGGCAGTTGGCCAATTCCACGTGGCCGTCGTTGCGGCGGGGTTCGTAGCCGTACTCGGCCAACAGTGCCAACCCCACCTCTAGCGCCGCGGCGGTGTCTGCGGGCTTGTCGGCGGTGGCGCCGATGGCCTGCCCATAGTCGTGAGCGACCTCGTCGAGCACCTCTGCTACGGGCTCACCCGTAGCCGTCGACCGGGCGATGGCCGCAGCCATCAGCCGGCCGGCGAGCTCGTACTCGCGCTGCGGAAGGCTGACCGCGATGTCGCGACGAGTTCGCCGGTACAGCTTGGCGGTCCGTCCGGCGCCGGGGCCGGTTCGCCCGGTCAAGCGCCCGTAGTCGGTCTCGAGCAGTCCCTCGGCGGTGAGTCGGTCCAGGTGAAATTTCGCCTGGTGGTGCGGGATGCCGACGGCGTCAGCGGCCTGCTCTCTGCTCACCGGATCGGGTTGGGCGCAGACGAACTCGTAGAGCCGATGCCGAACCGGGTCCGCCAAGGCTCCGATGCCAGAGGCGTCGCGCTGCGCAACCATGTCGGCAACCACTTTCTAACGAACAAAAATCTTGACGCTACATTCTAGCCGTTCTAACGTACAGATTATTATCCGATAGAAGGGAGTAGCCATGGCCACTCGACATGACACCGTCCAGGACAAAGCCGCCCGCTCACTATCCGCACAGCTGAGGGACCCGGCCTACTCGGCGTACCTGCTGCTTCGCACCGTGTTCACCGTCGCGCCGATCGTGTTCGGGCTGGACAAGTTCTTCAACCTGCTGACCCATCCTCACCACTGGAGCATGTATCTGGCCGGCTGGATCGACGGCCTGGTTCCTGGCACCGCTGACCAATGCATGTATGTGGTGGGAGTGGTCGAGATCGCGGCCGGTGTCCTGGTTGCGGTCGCGCCGCGCATCGGTGCTTGGGTGGTCGCGGCCTGGCTGGCCGGAATCATCGTCGACCTGGTCAGCGGGCCGGGCTTCTACGACGTGGCGCTGCGCGATTTCGGTTTGCTTGCGGGCGCGGTCGCGCTGGCCCGGCTGGCGCAGGGCGTCCACATTCGCACCATCGGCCACGCTGGCCCGCCGCGGCCAGACCAGTCACAGGGCACGTAGATACCGCTTGGCGATCATGCGCTGAGCCACCGGCAGCACGGGCCTGCCCAACTTGCCCCACCACGTTGCGGGCACCGAAAACGACGACACCTCCGCGTACACCGCGGAGGTGCTCGCGTCGTAGCGCACCGCGAACCTCTCCTCACCGGAGGCCGGGTGACCGGGCAGGGTGCCATATCCGAACCCGCGCTCATCGGGCTCGTCGACGACGTAGACCACCCGGCACGGCGCACTGAGCACGCCCATCATCTTGACCACCACGATCGCCGAAACCTCGGCGACCTCCGAGCTGGCCTGCACGCGCAGTCCCGCCCCGTGCTGCATGCCATAGTGCAGCACGGCGTTGGCGGCCTCCTCGAAACGTTCTCGGCCCGTGCCGATTTGGGTGGACATTCGCAAGTGGGCGTAGCCGGCAGGCAGCTGACCGGACGCCGTGGCGCCCACTTCGGAGTAGGTCAACGGAAGCTCGGCGAGCGAGTCGAGGTCCATGCGCTCAGCTTGCCACGCGTACAGCAAATTCCAGGGTTGACGCGTACGGTCTGTGAAATGACCACACAAACAGTCGCTGCAGCATCCGGAACCTTCACCCTGGGCGGAGACCTGACGGTCAATCGACTGGGCTTTGGCGCGATGCGCCTGACCGGCAAAGGGGTGTGGGGCCCGCCGGCCGACCGGGACGAGTGCGTGCGGGTTTTGCGGCGCGCGGTCGAACTCGGTGTGAACTTCATCGACACCGCCGACTCGTACGGTCCGTACGTCTCCGAGGAGATCATTCGCGAGGCGCTGCATCCGTATTCGGGTTTGGTGATCGCGACCAAAGCCGGTTTGCTGCGCACCGGCCCGGACGTGTGGGTTCCGCTGGGCAATCCCAGTTACCTGCGCCAGGAGTGTGAGATGAGCCTGCGCCGGCTGGACGTGGACACCATCGATCTCTTCCAGCTGCACCGCATCGACAAGAATTTTCCGCTCGACGACCAGATCGGCGAGCTCGTCAAACTGAAGGACGAAGGCAAGATCCGCCACATCGGGCTGTCGGAGGTGGACGTCGACCAGCTCACCGCCGCACAGCAGATCACGACCCTCGTGTCGGTGCAGAACATGTACAACCTGGCCTCCCGGGGCGCCGAGAAGCTGGTCGACGCCGCGACCGAGCAGGGCATCGGCTTCATTCCGTGGTTCCCGCTGGCCGCCGGACCGCTGGCCGCCCCGGACGGTCCCCTGCACCAGATCGCGGAAAATCACGACGCGTCGCCGTCCCAGCTGGCGCTGGCCTGGCTGCTGAAGCGCTCACCGGTCATGCTGCCGATCCCGGGCACCTCGAGCGTGAAGCATTTGGAGGAGAACGTCGCCGCCGCTGAGATCACGCTGTCCGACGAGGAGTTCGACACCATAGCGGCCGCCGCGGAGAAGTAAAGAAGCGCCCAATACGGTGTCCTGGTGAGCAGCGAACAGCCCGGGCATCCCGGCGGGGGCTTCAACCCGCCGGAACCGACCACCAAGGGCGGCCCGGACTACGGCCGGTTCATCGACGCGGTGCGCACGCTGCAAGACCACGCCCGCGCCGTCGACGCGCCCGACGACGTCATCACCGAGGCCGCGGACCTGCTGGAGAAGGTGTCGGCGCTGCTGCAACCGTTCGACGCCGACGAGTGGAGTTCGCCGTCGGGACGGCGCATGGATCTGCCGGTGCGCGGCAACATCCTGACGGTGCCGATGAAGGCGCAGAAAACCCCCGATGGGCGCATCGGGGGAACGGCCCGTTTCGCCCGGTTTCACCTCGGCCGAAACGGTGCGGTACACGGCGGCGCGCTGGGTCTGCTGTTCGACACCGTGCTGGGATTGACGGCGTCGGTGCTCACCGGCAGCCCGCGCCAGCGCACCGCATATTTGAAGATCAACTACCGCGCCATCGTGCCGATCGAGAAAGAACTGCAGATCGACGCGGGGATCGACCAGGTGGAGGGGCGCAAGATCTTCGTCTCCGGGCGGTTGTGCGACGGCGACACGGTGCTCACCGAAGCCGACGCACTGTTCGTGCGGCTCAAGCCGGGCCAGCCCTGAACCGCTGCGGCCCATCCGGCGGCTTGGGTTGGGCGAGCTGCGCACCGATAGCATGGTCGCGATCGTTTGAACACCGACTGTTGGAGACCGCGACCTGATGAGCGCCCCCGCACACGCCACGCCAGGAACCCCTATCCGGGTGCCTGCCGGGACTACCGCGGCCGCCGCGGTCGGGGAGGCGGGGCTGCCGCGGCGCGGCACGCCCGACGCGATCGTGGTGGTGCGCGACGCCGAGGGAAAGCTGCGCGACCTCAACTGGGTGCCTGACGTCGACGCCGAAGTCGTGCCGGTGGCGGCCAACACCGACGAGGGTCGCAGCGTCATCCGGCATTCGACCGCCCACGTGTTGGCCCAAGCCGTGCAATCGCTGTTCCCGCAAGCCAAGCTGGGCATCGGGCCGCCCATCGCCGACGGCTTCTACTACGACTTCGACGTCGCGGAGCCGTTCACGCCCGAGGACCTCGAGGCGCTGGAGAAGCGGATGCGCCAGATCGTCAAGGACGGCCAGCTGTTCTCCCGGCGGGTCTACGAATCCAAGGACGAGGCTCGCGCGGAGCTGGCCGACGAGCCCTACAAGCTCGAGCTGGTCGACGACAAATCCGGCGACGCGGAGATCATGGAGGTGGGCGGCGACGAACTCACCGCCTACGACAACCTCAATCCCCGCACCCGCGAACGGGTTTGGGGGGATCTGTGCCGCGGCCCGCACATCCCGACCACCAAACACATTCCGGCTTTCAAGCTGACCCGAAGCTCGGCGGCCTACTGGCGCGGTGATCAGAAAAACGCCAGTCTGCAACGGATTTACGGCACGGCGTGGGAATCGCAGGAGGCGCTGGACCACCACCTCGAGCTGATCGCCGAAGCCCAGCGCCGCGACCACCGCAAGCTCGGCGTCGAGCTGGACCTGTTCAGCTTTCCCGACGAAATCGGTTCCGGGTTGGCGGTTTTCCACCCCAAGGGCGGCATCGTGCGGCGGGAACTGGAGGACTACTCCCGGCGCAAGCACGCGCACGCCGGCTACCAGTTCGTCAACACCCCGCACATCACCAAGGCGCAGCTGTTCCACACCTCGGGACACCTGGACTGGTATGCCGACGGCATGTTCCCCCCGATGCACATCGACGCGGAACACAACGACGACGGCTCGGTGCGCAAACCCGGGCAGGACTACTACCTCAAGCCGATGAACTGCCCCATGCACTGCCTGATCTACCGGGCGCGCGGGCGGTCTTATCGCGAATTGCCGCTGCGGCTCTTCGAATTCGGCACGGTGTACCGCTACGAGAAGTCCGGCGTCGTGCACGGCTTGACCCGGGTCCGCGGGCTGACCATGGACGACGCGCATATCTTCTGCACCCGCGAACAGATGCGCGACGAACTCCGCTCACTGCTGCGTTTCGTGCTCGATCTGCTCAGCGACTATGGCCTGACTGACTTCTACCTGGAGCTGTCCACCAAGGATCCCGAGAAGTTCGTCGGATCCGACGAGGTGTGGGAGGAAGCCACCAGCGTGCTGGCCGAGGTCGGCGCCGAATCCGGGCTGAACCTGGTCCCCGATCCCGGTGGCGCGGCGTTCTACGGGCCCAAGATCTCGGTCCAGGTCAAAGACGCGCTGGGCCGTACCTGGCAGATGTCGACCATTCAGCTCGACTTCAACTTTCCGGACCGCTTCGAGCTGGAATACACCGCCGCCGACGGGACCCGGCAGCGTCCGGTGATGATTCACCGCGCGCTGTTCGGCTCGATCGAGCGATTCTTCGGGATCCTGACCGAGCACTACGCCGGTGCGTTCCCGGCGTGGCTGGCACCGGTGCAGGTGGTTGGTATCCCGGTCGCCGACGACCACGTCGCCTACCTGGAAGACGTTGCGGCTCAACTCGCTTCGCACGGTGTGCGGGTGGAAGTGGACGCCAGTGACGATCGGATGGCCAAGAAGATCGTCAACCACACCAACCAGAAGGTCCCGTTCATGTTGCTGGCCGGTGACCGGGACGTGCAGGCCGGTGCGGTGAGCTTCCGGTTCGGTGACCGCACCCAGATCAACGGCGTGCCCCGCGACGACGCGGTGTCCACCATCGTCAAGTGGCTTGCCGACCGTGAAAACGCAACGCCGACAGCCGATTTGGTGAAGGTGACCGGCAGGTGAGCGAGCAGGATCCGGCAGAGCGCGCCGAGCGCGGCGACGACACGATCCTGGACCGCGGTGTCGGCGAGCGCGATCACCTGCAGCGGTTGTGGACGCCGTACCGCATGACCTATCTGGCCGAAGCGCCCATGAAACGCGACGAAGCCGAGCGCGCGCAGCCGTTCACCGACATTCCGCAGTTGTCGGACGAAGACGGACTGGTAGTCGCCCGGGGCGAACTCGTGTACGCGGTGCTCAATCTCTACCCGTACAACCCCGGTCACCTGATGGTGGTCCCGTACCGCCGGCTATCCGAACTCGAAGACCTGACCCAGGAGGAGAGCGCCGAGCTGATGGCGTTCATCCAGAAGGCGATTCGCGTCATCAAGAAGGTGTCGCGGCCGCACGGCTTCAACGTCGGACTCAACCTGGGCTCCTCTGCCGGCGGCTCGCTGGCCGAACATCTGCACGTACATGTGGTGCCGCGGTGGGGTGGCGACGCCAACTTCATCACCATCGTCGGCGGCTCCAAGGTCATCCCGCAGTTGCTGCGCGACACCCGCCGTCTGCTGGCCGCCGAGTGGGCGCGGCAATCATGAGGCCCGACCATGAGTAAATTGCCCTTCTTGTCGCGGGCGGCGTTCGCTCGCGTCACCGAGCCGGTCGCGCGGGCCGCCCTGTGGGTCGGGTTGACCCCGGATGCCGCCACCGTCATCGGCACCGCCGCGTCGGTGGCCGGCGCGTTGATCCTGTTCCCCATGGGCAAGTTGTTCATCGGTGGCTGCGTGGTCTGGTTCTTCACGTTGTTCGACATGCTCGACGGCGCCATGGCCCGAGAACGCGGCGGCGGCACCAGGTTCGGCGCGGTGCTCGATGCGGCTTGCGACCGAATCAGCGACGGGGCGGTGTTCTGCGGACTGTTGTGGTGGATCGCTTTTCACCTGCACGACCGGCTGTTGACCGTGGCGACCCTCATCTGCCTGGTCACCTCGCAGGTGATCTCCTACATCAAGGCCCGGGCTGAGGCCAGCGGGTTACGCGGTGACGGTGGCTTCATCGAACGTCCGGAACGGTTGATCATCGTGCTCAGCGGCGCCGGAGTGTCCGATTTCCCGTTCGTCGCCTGGCCCCCGGCGCTGCCCATCGGGATGTGGCTGCTGGCGGTGCTCAGTGTGATCACCTGCGCGCAGCGCATATACGCGGTTCGGACCTCGCCGGGAGCCGTGGATCGCATTGCCATACCGGGAAAGAGCGAGCAGTGATACCACCGTCAGTGAGCCTCAGGTTGCCCGGGCGCCGGCCGCGCGAAGTCGTCACCGGCGCCGCCACGGACTGGTCGTACGCGGCCGGCTGGATGGCGGTGCGCGCGCTGCCGGAATCCGCCGCGCGCAACGTCTTTGCCGCCGGAGCGCGCTACGCGGCGCGCCGCGGCGGACCAGAGCAGCTGCGCAAAAACCTGGCGCGCGTCATCGGGGTCCAGCCCGCCCAAGTGCCGGACTCGCTGATGCGGGCCTCGGTGGCGTCCTATGCGCGGTATTGGCGCGAAGCGTTCCGGCTGCCGACCATGAATCTGCGCGAACTGACGCAGCGCCTGGACAGCTCAACTGGCGGACAAGACAACCTCAACGCGGGCCTGGCCGCGGGCCGCGGCGTGGTGCTGGCGTTGCCGCACAGTGGCAACTGGGACATGAACGGGGTGTGGCTGGCGCAGACCTATGACAGTTTCGTCACGGTCGCCGAGCGTCTAAAACCCGAATCGCTGTATCGGCGCTTCATCGAGTACCGCGAGGGCTTGGGATTCGAGGTCATTCCGCATTCCGGCGGCGACCGACCGCCCTTCGAGGTGCTGTGTGATCGGCTGCGGGACAACCGGATCGTGGCGTTGATGGCCGAGCGCGATCTCACCCGCACCGGAGTCGAGGTCGACTTCTTCGGCGAACCCACCCGGATGCCGGCCGGGCCGGCGAAGCTGGCGATCGCGACCGGGGCGGCGTTGCTGCCGTCGCATTGCTGGTTCGAGGGCGACGGCTGGAGCTGCAACATGCAGACGCCGCTGGACACCAGCAGCGGCGACGTGCAGGCGATCACGCAGGCGCTGGCGCGCGAATTCGAGCGCAACATCGCCGCGAAGCCCGAAGACTGGCACATGCTGCAACCGCAGTGGCTGGCCGACCTGTCCGATGAGCGACAGGCCCGGCTGAGGGACGGCTGATGCGGATCGGGATGGTCTGTCCGTACTCGCTCGACGTGCCGGGCGGGGTGCAGTCACACGTGCTGCAGCTGGCCAAGGTGATGCGCGCCCGCGGCCACGAGGTCAGCGTGTTGGCGCCGGCGTCGCCGGACACCCCGCTGCCCGACTTCGTCGTCTCCGCCGGCCGCGCCATCCCGATTCCCTACAACGGCTCGGTGTCGCGGCTGCAATTCAGCCCCGCCGTGCATCGGCGGGTCCGAAAGTGGCTCACCCAAGGCGATTTCGACGTGCTGCACCTGCATGAGCCCAACGCGCCCAGCCTGTCCATGTGGGCGCTGCGGGTGGCCGAGGGCCCGATCGTGGCGACCTTCCACACGTCGACCACCAAATCGCTGACGCTGAGCGTGTTCCAAGGGGTGCTGCGGCCCTGGCACGAAAAGATCATCGGCCGCATCGCGGTGTCGGATCTGGCCCGGCGCTGGCAGATGGAAGCGCTGGGATCGGACGCGGTGGAAATTCCCAACGGCGTCGACGTCGAGTCGTTGGCCACGGCGCCGCTGCTGGACGGCTATCCACGCCCGGGCAAGACAGTGCTGTTCCTGGGTCGCTACGACGAGCCTCGCAAAGGCGTTGCGGTGCTGCTGGACGCGCTGCCCAAGGTGGTCGAGTCCTTCCCCGACGTGCAACTGCTGATCGTCGGACGCGGCGACGAAGACGAACTGCGGCAGCAGGCAGGCCGGTGGGCCAAGCACATCCGCTTCCTCGGCCAGGTCGACGACGCGGCCAAGGCGTCGGCGATGCGCAGCGCCGACGTCTATTGCGCGCCCAACACCGGCGGCGAGAGCTTCGGCATCGTCCTGGTCGAGGCGATGGCCGCCGGCACCCCGGTGGTGGCCAGTGACCTGGACGCCTTCCGCCGGGTGCTGCGCGACGGTGAAGTCGGCTGCCTGGTGGCCGTGGACGACAGCGCCGCGCTGGCCGACGCGCTGATCTCGATGCTGGGCAACGACGTGCTGCAGGAGCGCTACGTGGCCGCCGGCCGCGAAGCGGTCCGCCGCTACGACTGGTCGGTGGTGGCCAGTCAGATCATGCGGGTGTACGAGACGGTCGCCGGGTCGGGCGTCAAGGTGGAAGTGGCCAGCTGATGCTGTGGCTCGCGGCAGCCATCGCGGTGCTGGTCTTGGTGCTGCTGCTGATCTTCGCCGCCTGGAGTTACCAGACGGCCAACCGGTTGAACCGGCTCAACGTCCGCTATGACCTGTCCTGGCAGGCGCTGGACAGCGCGCTGGCCCGGCGTGCGGTGGTGGCGCGGGCCGTGGCCACCGACGCCTACGGCGGCGCGCCGGAGGGCAGACGGTTGGCCGCCCTGGCCGCCGCCGCCGAACGCGCGCCCCGGCAGCTACGCGAGAACGCCGAAAACGAACTGTCGGCCGCGCTGGCGATGGTGGATCCGGCGTCGCTGCCGGCGGCGCTGATCGCCGAACTGGCCGACGCCGAGGCCCGGGTCCTGCTGGCCCGCCGCTTCCACAACGACGCCGTACGCGACACCCTGGCCCTGGGCGGGCGGCCGCTGGTCCGCAAGTTGCACCTGGGCGGGACGGCGACCCTGCCCACCTACTTCGAGATCGTCGAGCATCCGCACGCGTTGGCTCACGGGGACCACCACGGGGTCAATCACCGCACCTCGGCGCGGGTGGTCCTGCTCGATGAATACGGCGCAGTGCTGCTGCTCTGCGGTTCCGACCCGGCCATCACTGACGGCCACGCACCGAAGTGGTGGTTCACCGTGGGCGGCGAGGTGCGGCCGGGCGAACGTCTGGCCGAGGCGGCCGCCCGGGAACTGGCCGAGGAAACCGGCCTGCGGGTGGACCCCGCGGACATGGTCGGCCCGATCTGGCGACGCGACGAAGTCTTCGAGTTCAACGGGTCGGTGATCGACAGCGAGGAGTTCTACCTCGTGCACCGCACCCGCCGCTTCGAACCCACCCTCGACGGGCGCACCGAGCTGGAACGCCGCTACATCCACGGCGCGCGCTGGTGTGATGCTGACGACATCGCCGGGCTGGTCGCGGCCGGTGAGCTGGTGTACCCGGTCCAGCTGGGAGAATTGTTGCCGCTGGCCAACCAGCTCGCCGACGGGACGGCCGACGGCGCAGCGGTACGCGACGCGGGTGTCCCGCAGTCCATCCGCTGATCGAGCAAATAGGCCGGTCGCCGCCCCACCACTAGAGTGGAGTGGCACCAATTTGAAGGAGAGCAGGTAAGTGGACGTCCAGGGCGCCAGCCAGACCGGGACCGCACGCGTCAAACGGGGCATGGCCGAAATGCTCAAAGGCGGCGTCAT from Mycobacterium kubicae includes these protein-coding regions:
- a CDS encoding helix-turn-helix transcriptional regulator; protein product: MVAQRDASGIGALADPVRHRLYEFVCAQPDPVSREQAADAVGIPHHQAKFHLDRLTAEGLLETDYGRLTGRTGPGAGRTAKLYRRTRRDIAVSLPQREYELAGRLMAAAIARSTATGEPVAEVLDEVAHDYGQAIGATADKPADTAAALEVGLALLAEYGYEPRRNDGHVELANCPFHALAQEQTALACGMNHALIAGVCDALAPYGPDAVLEPGPARCCVVLKSRRSNAPASQ
- a CDS encoding DoxX family membrane protein, yielding MATRHDTVQDKAARSLSAQLRDPAYSAYLLLRTVFTVAPIVFGLDKFFNLLTHPHHWSMYLAGWIDGLVPGTADQCMYVVGVVEIAAGVLVAVAPRIGAWVVAAWLAGIIVDLVSGPGFYDVALRDFGLLAGAVALARLAQGVHIRTIGHAGPPRPDQSQGT
- a CDS encoding DUF1990 family protein, encoding MDLDSLAELPLTYSEVGATASGQLPAGYAHLRMSTQIGTGRERFEEAANAVLHYGMQHGAGLRVQASSEVAEVSAIVVVKMMGVLSAPCRVVYVVDEPDERGFGYGTLPGHPASGEERFAVRYDASTSAVYAEVSSFSVPATWWGKLGRPVLPVAQRMIAKRYLRAL
- a CDS encoding aldo/keto reductase; protein product: MTTQTVAAASGTFTLGGDLTVNRLGFGAMRLTGKGVWGPPADRDECVRVLRRAVELGVNFIDTADSYGPYVSEEIIREALHPYSGLVIATKAGLLRTGPDVWVPLGNPSYLRQECEMSLRRLDVDTIDLFQLHRIDKNFPLDDQIGELVKLKDEGKIRHIGLSEVDVDQLTAAQQITTLVSVQNMYNLASRGAEKLVDAATEQGIGFIPWFPLAAGPLAAPDGPLHQIAENHDASPSQLALAWLLKRSPVMLPIPGTSSVKHLEENVAAAEITLSDEEFDTIAAAAEK
- a CDS encoding PaaI family thioesterase; translated protein: MSSEQPGHPGGGFNPPEPTTKGGPDYGRFIDAVRTLQDHARAVDAPDDVITEAADLLEKVSALLQPFDADEWSSPSGRRMDLPVRGNILTVPMKAQKTPDGRIGGTARFARFHLGRNGAVHGGALGLLFDTVLGLTASVLTGSPRQRTAYLKINYRAIVPIEKELQIDAGIDQVEGRKIFVSGRLCDGDTVLTEADALFVRLKPGQP
- the thrS gene encoding threonine--tRNA ligase, with amino-acid sequence MSAPAHATPGTPIRVPAGTTAAAAVGEAGLPRRGTPDAIVVVRDAEGKLRDLNWVPDVDAEVVPVAANTDEGRSVIRHSTAHVLAQAVQSLFPQAKLGIGPPIADGFYYDFDVAEPFTPEDLEALEKRMRQIVKDGQLFSRRVYESKDEARAELADEPYKLELVDDKSGDAEIMEVGGDELTAYDNLNPRTRERVWGDLCRGPHIPTTKHIPAFKLTRSSAAYWRGDQKNASLQRIYGTAWESQEALDHHLELIAEAQRRDHRKLGVELDLFSFPDEIGSGLAVFHPKGGIVRRELEDYSRRKHAHAGYQFVNTPHITKAQLFHTSGHLDWYADGMFPPMHIDAEHNDDGSVRKPGQDYYLKPMNCPMHCLIYRARGRSYRELPLRLFEFGTVYRYEKSGVVHGLTRVRGLTMDDAHIFCTREQMRDELRSLLRFVLDLLSDYGLTDFYLELSTKDPEKFVGSDEVWEEATSVLAEVGAESGLNLVPDPGGAAFYGPKISVQVKDALGRTWQMSTIQLDFNFPDRFELEYTAADGTRQRPVMIHRALFGSIERFFGILTEHYAGAFPAWLAPVQVVGIPVADDHVAYLEDVAAQLASHGVRVEVDASDDRMAKKIVNHTNQKVPFMLLAGDRDVQAGAVSFRFGDRTQINGVPRDDAVSTIVKWLADRENATPTADLVKVTGR
- a CDS encoding HIT family protein — translated: MSEQDPAERAERGDDTILDRGVGERDHLQRLWTPYRMTYLAEAPMKRDEAERAQPFTDIPQLSDEDGLVVARGELVYAVLNLYPYNPGHLMVVPYRRLSELEDLTQEESAELMAFIQKAIRVIKKVSRPHGFNVGLNLGSSAGGSLAEHLHVHVVPRWGGDANFITIVGGSKVIPQLLRDTRRLLAAEWARQS
- the pgsA gene encoding phosphatidylinositol phosphate synthase → MSKLPFLSRAAFARVTEPVARAALWVGLTPDAATVIGTAASVAGALILFPMGKLFIGGCVVWFFTLFDMLDGAMARERGGGTRFGAVLDAACDRISDGAVFCGLLWWIAFHLHDRLLTVATLICLVTSQVISYIKARAEASGLRGDGGFIERPERLIIVLSGAGVSDFPFVAWPPALPIGMWLLAVLSVITCAQRIYAVRTSPGAVDRIAIPGKSEQ
- a CDS encoding phosphatidylinositol mannoside acyltransferase, translated to MSLRLPGRRPREVVTGAATDWSYAAGWMAVRALPESAARNVFAAGARYAARRGGPEQLRKNLARVIGVQPAQVPDSLMRASVASYARYWREAFRLPTMNLRELTQRLDSSTGGQDNLNAGLAAGRGVVLALPHSGNWDMNGVWLAQTYDSFVTVAERLKPESLYRRFIEYREGLGFEVIPHSGGDRPPFEVLCDRLRDNRIVALMAERDLTRTGVEVDFFGEPTRMPAGPAKLAIATGAALLPSHCWFEGDGWSCNMQTPLDTSSGDVQAITQALAREFERNIAAKPEDWHMLQPQWLADLSDERQARLRDG
- a CDS encoding glycosyltransferase family 4 protein; amino-acid sequence: MRIGMVCPYSLDVPGGVQSHVLQLAKVMRARGHEVSVLAPASPDTPLPDFVVSAGRAIPIPYNGSVSRLQFSPAVHRRVRKWLTQGDFDVLHLHEPNAPSLSMWALRVAEGPIVATFHTSTTKSLTLSVFQGVLRPWHEKIIGRIAVSDLARRWQMEALGSDAVEIPNGVDVESLATAPLLDGYPRPGKTVLFLGRYDEPRKGVAVLLDALPKVVESFPDVQLLIVGRGDEDELRQQAGRWAKHIRFLGQVDDAAKASAMRSADVYCAPNTGGESFGIVLVEAMAAGTPVVASDLDAFRRVLRDGEVGCLVAVDDSAALADALISMLGNDVLQERYVAAGREAVRRYDWSVVASQIMRVYETVAGSGVKVEVAS
- a CDS encoding NUDIX hydrolase, translating into MLWLAAAIAVLVLVLLLIFAAWSYQTANRLNRLNVRYDLSWQALDSALARRAVVARAVATDAYGGAPEGRRLAALAAAAERAPRQLRENAENELSAALAMVDPASLPAALIAELADAEARVLLARRFHNDAVRDTLALGGRPLVRKLHLGGTATLPTYFEIVEHPHALAHGDHHGVNHRTSARVVLLDEYGAVLLLCGSDPAITDGHAPKWWFTVGGEVRPGERLAEAAARELAEETGLRVDPADMVGPIWRRDEVFEFNGSVIDSEEFYLVHRTRRFEPTLDGRTELERRYIHGARWCDADDIAGLVAAGELVYPVQLGELLPLANQLADGTADGAAVRDAGVPQSIR